One window of Bacillus alkalicellulosilyticus genomic DNA carries:
- a CDS encoding RNA degradosome polyphosphate kinase: protein MENLNEKPFVDLNDPTFYNNRELSWLAFNERVLEEAIDERNPLMERLKFLAIFSSNLDEFFMVRVAGLKDQVKAGFNRPENKSGLTPKQQLKKISEHTQLLVRLQDNMYTETLLPMLYHEGIQFLEMDELNNSQLDFLQDRFTNYIFPVLTPMAVDAYRPFPMLLNKSLNLAVVLKKHGNKNEQLAIVQVPSVLTRYIVLPSSSSKKQFVLLENVISYFIGQLFSGYTVQSVSPFRITRNADLTIHEEGARDLLLEIEKELKKRKWGSAVRLEMQDGLMEQKVLNLLLDVLEVHKNDVYSFKGPLDLSFLFKLYGNLVQEFEHLTNETLIPQPPEDLRGEENIFRAILKKDIFLHHPYESFQPIVDFLSLAAEDPNVLAIKQTLYRVSGDSPIVSSLARAAENGKQVTVLLELKARFDEENNIQWAKKLEKAGVHVIYGITGLKTHSKISLIVRHENEKIQRFVHLGTGNYNDSTAKLYTDMGLLTSDEGFGIDATNFFNYLSGYSEKPTWNHISTAPYQIRDTFLELIEQEIDYHKNHGDGRIIAKMNSLTDKPIILKLYEASQAGVKIDLIVRGTCCLRPGIKGVSDTIRVISIVDRFLEHSRIFYFHHHGQNKIYLSSADWMTRNMEKRIEILFPVYSPRIKDRIKEILDITLADNMKARIQDKTGKYQYIERKTTNQPVQSQLVFYDIAAQGNEEE from the coding sequence ATGGAAAATCTAAATGAAAAGCCGTTTGTTGATTTAAACGACCCTACTTTTTATAACAACCGAGAACTTAGTTGGTTAGCTTTTAATGAACGTGTCCTTGAAGAGGCCATTGATGAAAGAAACCCTTTAATGGAACGATTAAAATTTTTGGCCATTTTCAGTTCCAATTTAGATGAATTTTTTATGGTTCGTGTAGCTGGTCTTAAAGATCAAGTGAAAGCCGGATTTAATCGTCCCGAGAATAAATCCGGATTAACACCAAAACAGCAATTGAAGAAAATATCTGAACATACACAATTGCTTGTTCGGTTACAAGATAACATGTACACAGAAACCCTTTTACCTATGCTCTATCATGAAGGGATTCAGTTTCTTGAAATGGATGAGCTGAACAATTCCCAGTTGGATTTCTTACAGGATCGCTTTACCAATTATATTTTTCCTGTGTTAACACCAATGGCTGTCGATGCCTATCGTCCATTCCCGATGCTGTTAAACAAGAGCTTAAATCTCGCTGTTGTCTTAAAGAAGCATGGAAACAAAAATGAACAGTTAGCTATTGTTCAAGTACCAAGCGTGTTAACAAGATATATAGTTCTACCTTCTAGCTCAAGTAAGAAACAGTTTGTATTGTTAGAAAATGTAATTAGTTATTTTATTGGACAACTGTTTTCAGGATACACCGTTCAGTCGGTTTCGCCATTTAGAATCACGCGTAATGCTGACTTAACAATTCATGAGGAAGGTGCACGCGATTTATTACTAGAAATTGAAAAAGAGTTGAAAAAGCGTAAATGGGGCTCCGCTGTTAGACTTGAAATGCAAGATGGACTTATGGAACAAAAAGTCTTAAATCTACTCTTAGATGTATTAGAGGTCCATAAGAACGATGTTTATTCATTTAAAGGTCCACTTGACTTATCATTCTTATTTAAATTATATGGAAATTTAGTTCAAGAATTTGAACACCTTACAAATGAGACGTTAATCCCACAGCCTCCAGAGGACTTACGTGGTGAAGAAAATATCTTTCGGGCTATCTTAAAAAAGGACATTTTCCTTCACCATCCCTATGAATCATTTCAACCTATCGTTGATTTTCTTTCATTAGCAGCGGAGGACCCAAACGTCCTAGCGATTAAGCAAACGTTATATCGAGTAAGCGGAGATTCTCCGATTGTAAGCTCACTTGCCCGTGCTGCTGAAAACGGAAAACAAGTAACGGTTCTCTTAGAGTTAAAGGCTCGATTCGATGAGGAAAACAATATACAGTGGGCGAAGAAGCTTGAAAAAGCCGGAGTTCATGTGATTTATGGAATTACAGGCCTTAAAACTCATAGTAAAATTTCTTTAATTGTTCGCCATGAAAATGAAAAAATCCAACGCTTTGTCCATTTAGGTACAGGTAACTATAATGATTCAACAGCAAAACTATATACTGATATGGGCTTATTAACTTCCGACGAAGGGTTTGGGATAGACGCCACCAATTTTTTTAATTATTTAAGTGGATATAGTGAAAAACCCACATGGAATCATATCTCAACCGCACCTTATCAAATACGTGATACGTTTCTTGAATTAATTGAACAAGAAATCGATTATCACAAAAACCATGGTGATGGTCGAATCATCGCAAAAATGAATTCTCTAACAGATAAACCGATTATTTTGAAGCTATATGAAGCCTCTCAAGCTGGGGTGAAAATTGATTTAATCGTACGAGGTACATGTTGTTTACGTCCTGGCATAAAAGGAGTAAGTGATACAATCAGAGTAATCAGCATTGTTGACCGATTTTTAGAGCATAGTCGTATTTTCTATTTCCATCATCATGGTCAGAATAAAATATATTTATCATCCGCAGATTGGATGACCCGTAATATGGAAAAACGAATTGAAATTCTCTTTCCCGTCTATAGTCCTCGAATTAAAGACAGGATAAAAGAAATTCTAGATATAACATTAGCTGATAATATGAAGGCCCGTATCCAAGATAAAACAGGAAAATATCAGTACATTGAACGAAAAACAACAAACCAACCCGTCCAAAGTCAATTAGTTTTTTATGATATAGCTGCTCAAGGAAATGAAGAGGAATAA
- a CDS encoding Ppx/GppA phosphatase family protein: MEEKKVAIIDMGSNSIRLVINKLYKNGYYKQLYNFKVVARLSSHFTPDGKISKQGIQVILTTLKQFKEIIDFHKVEKITGVATAAVRKAINQNEIITAIQEQTGLSFRVLSGYEEAHYGYLAVVNSTNLQEGITIDIGGGSTEVTLFKDREMVHFESFPFGAITLQQLLDSGDPSDDQIEKLTSYLISQFESLPWLKNCGLPVIGIGGSARNLSLIHQRMVGYPLAGLHQYQLSKEGIISVQDKLRSFSIDERHNIDGLSKDRTDIIIPAVQAILTLVNFTNAPSFTMSNKGLRDGIFYEEVLSQLGLEHFPNVAEESFYQLTHAFEMNIEHVKQVGTLAKKIYKQLTPYLTEMRNAEEDIKLLKYSSRVLYIGEFITSEASSEHTFYVLTNLSIDGLTHRERLALALIASFKSRSSLYRHAESFSQLLTKEDVKQFELLGAILKLSFALNRTRRNVVHKVKVKNGKETDILLHVTCLQDSVFEEQLANKYKKHIEKAIQAKISLEFQQTSSTSY; the protein is encoded by the coding sequence ATGGAAGAAAAAAAAGTAGCAATTATTGACATGGGTTCTAACTCAATAAGACTAGTCATTAATAAACTCTATAAAAATGGGTATTATAAACAACTATATAATTTCAAGGTGGTAGCCCGCTTAAGTAGTCATTTTACTCCAGATGGAAAAATCTCAAAACAAGGGATTCAAGTCATCCTAACTACACTAAAGCAATTTAAAGAAATAATAGACTTTCATAAAGTTGAGAAAATTACAGGAGTAGCTACTGCTGCTGTCCGCAAAGCAATAAACCAAAATGAAATTATCACTGCAATCCAAGAGCAAACAGGCCTTAGCTTTCGTGTTCTCTCGGGTTATGAAGAAGCTCACTATGGTTATTTAGCCGTTGTTAATTCAACCAATCTTCAGGAAGGAATTACAATAGACATTGGTGGCGGGAGTACTGAAGTTACTCTTTTTAAAGACCGTGAAATGGTTCACTTTGAGAGTTTTCCCTTTGGTGCCATTACATTACAACAACTTTTAGATTCCGGTGACCCTTCTGATGACCAAATTGAAAAATTAACATCATACCTTATTTCTCAATTTGAGAGTTTGCCATGGCTAAAAAATTGTGGTCTCCCTGTCATTGGAATTGGTGGTAGTGCTCGAAATCTTTCTTTAATTCATCAGCGTATGGTTGGATATCCGTTAGCTGGTCTACATCAATATCAATTATCAAAAGAAGGAATTATTAGCGTTCAAGATAAACTACGCTCTTTTTCCATTGATGAGCGACATAACATCGATGGGTTATCAAAAGACCGTACTGACATTATTATTCCTGCTGTACAAGCTATTTTAACATTAGTAAACTTTACGAATGCACCTTCGTTTACGATGAGTAATAAGGGATTACGTGATGGCATTTTTTATGAAGAAGTATTATCTCAGCTTGGTCTTGAACATTTCCCAAATGTAGCAGAAGAAAGTTTTTATCAATTAACCCATGCCTTTGAAATGAACATTGAACATGTAAAACAAGTTGGTACGCTAGCGAAAAAAATCTATAAGCAACTTACACCTTATCTCACAGAAATGCGAAATGCAGAGGAAGATATAAAATTACTTAAATATAGCTCTCGAGTTTTGTATATTGGTGAGTTCATTACTAGTGAAGCGAGTAGCGAACATACCTTTTATGTATTAACCAATTTATCTATTGATGGACTAACTCATCGAGAACGTCTAGCATTAGCCTTAATTGCATCATTTAAATCACGCTCTTCTCTATACCGTCATGCTGAATCATTTTCTCAATTACTTACCAAGGAAGATGTAAAGCAATTCGAACTGTTAGGGGCGATTTTGAAATTATCATTTGCCTTAAATCGAACAAGAAGAAATGTTGTTCATAAAGTAAAAGTCAAAAACGGCAAAGAGACAGATATCCTCTTGCACGTTACTTGTCTTCAAGATAGTGTGTTTGAAGAACAGCTTGCAAACAAGTATAAAAAACATATTGAAAAAGCGATCCAAGCAAAGATTTCATTAGAATTCCAACAAACCTCTTCTACTTCATATTAA
- a CDS encoding metal ABC transporter ATP-binding protein: MSTKAIEIHNLSFHYGSRNVLENINLEIERGAFLGLVGPNGSGKSTLIKCMLGLLQAQQGSIKLFGEPIEKLKQRDRIGFVSQKANSFNSGFPATVFEVVSMGLYAKVGMFRFLTKSHKEKVKEAIDSVEMSDYMYENIGELSGGQQQRVFIARALVSDPELLILDEPTVGVDMKSAKNFYGMLSHLNKCRRLTLLLVTHDIGAMTDHVTDVACLNKVIHFHGNTKDFENNHDLSAFYGHDVQLLTHHHDH; encoded by the coding sequence ATGAGTACAAAAGCAATCGAAATCCATAATTTATCTTTTCATTATGGATCTCGAAATGTGTTAGAAAATATTAACTTGGAAATAGAAAGAGGCGCATTTTTAGGATTAGTTGGTCCTAACGGCTCTGGGAAGTCTACATTAATTAAGTGTATGTTAGGTCTACTGCAAGCCCAACAGGGGTCTATTAAACTTTTTGGGGAACCAATAGAGAAATTAAAACAAAGAGACAGAATTGGGTTTGTTTCACAAAAAGCAAATAGTTTTAACAGTGGCTTTCCTGCTACGGTATTTGAAGTAGTATCGATGGGTTTATATGCTAAGGTTGGGATGTTTAGGTTTTTAACAAAAAGCCATAAAGAAAAAGTAAAAGAAGCGATTGATAGCGTTGAAATGTCTGACTATATGTACGAGAACATCGGTGAACTTTCGGGAGGACAACAACAACGTGTGTTTATTGCAAGAGCGCTTGTGAGTGACCCAGAACTTTTAATTTTAGATGAACCTACTGTTGGGGTGGATATGAAGTCCGCAAAAAACTTTTACGGGATGTTAAGTCATTTAAATAAATGTAGAAGGCTAACACTCCTACTTGTGACACACGACATTGGAGCAATGACAGACCATGTTACAGATGTAGCCTGTCTCAATAAAGTCATTCACTTTCATGGGAATACAAAAGATTTTGAAAACAACCACGATTTATCAGCATTTTATGGACATGATGTTCAATTACTCACTCACCATCACGACCATTAG
- a CDS encoding metal ABC transporter permease has product MIEVFFRYEFLQNAFFTGIMIGFLAPLLGVFLVVRRLSLIADALSHVTLTGIAFSLLLGKHYVFFQALNPLYMGIAFSVGGSLLIERLRSIYKYYQELAIPIILSSSIGIGVVFISLANGFNNDLFNYLFGSVIAVSRSDLWTILIITIVVTIVIILLYKELFFLAFDEEQATVLGIKKNMLHFIFIVIVALVIAASMRVVGILLVSALMTLPVAASMRLAKGFKQMFVYAIIFGEISVIIGLVSAFHLDVAPGGTIVIISVLILLGVMSYDWFRGKLYQSKSSRNKTRETKVG; this is encoded by the coding sequence ATGATAGAAGTTTTTTTTAGATATGAATTTTTACAAAACGCGTTTTTTACGGGGATTATGATTGGTTTTTTAGCTCCTTTGTTAGGGGTTTTTCTTGTTGTTCGGAGACTGTCCTTGATTGCAGATGCTCTTTCTCATGTTACCTTAACAGGCATTGCGTTTAGTTTATTACTTGGAAAGCATTATGTTTTTTTTCAAGCACTAAATCCGTTGTATATGGGTATTGCATTTTCAGTAGGTGGATCGCTTCTAATTGAAAGGCTTCGCTCTATCTATAAATACTACCAAGAGTTAGCCATTCCTATTATATTGTCAAGCAGTATTGGTATTGGAGTTGTGTTCATTTCGTTAGCCAACGGATTTAATAATGACCTCTTTAATTATTTGTTTGGGAGTGTGATAGCTGTTAGCCGTTCCGATCTCTGGACGATTCTGATCATTACGATTGTTGTTACGATTGTTATAATCTTACTATACAAAGAATTGTTCTTCTTGGCATTTGATGAGGAACAAGCGACTGTATTAGGAATCAAAAAAAATATGTTGCATTTTATTTTTATCGTCATTGTTGCCCTTGTTATAGCCGCTTCGATGCGAGTGGTAGGGATTTTATTAGTTTCCGCTTTAATGACTTTGCCAGTGGCTGCAAGTATGAGATTAGCCAAAGGATTTAAGCAAATGTTTGTTTATGCCATCATTTTTGGAGAGATTTCTGTAATAATTGGGTTAGTCAGTGCCTTTCATTTAGATGTTGCCCCAGGAGGCACTATCGTCATCATTTCAGTTCTTATTTTGCTTGGTGTCATGAGCTATGATTGGTTTCGTGGCAAATTATATCAAAGCAAAAGCTCTCGCAATAAGACTCGAGAGACTAAGGTGGGGTAA
- a CDS encoding metal ABC transporter permease, whose translation MLEWMLQLTFIERGIVAAILIGIVCPLLGAFLLVRRISIITESLSHITLTGISAGVLLMQFTAFSIQPLYFGFLFALLSSLLLEKLRQIYSHYQELAVPIVLSTGVGLSAIFISLSTGNTNEWFAYLFGSVLSVTVQDLYFMIVTTLLVVIVIVSFYKEFVAISFDQEFATVSGLRIKNLNFIFTVLVALVIAIAMKVVGILLVGAMIVLPAAAAIRVAKSFKQMVFYSILFGEISMFSGIYLSYHANIATGGGIVLAATVLVVVMILFTSFTRKVERGQGV comes from the coding sequence ATGTTAGAATGGATGTTACAATTAACTTTTATTGAAAGAGGAATAGTTGCTGCAATTCTTATTGGCATTGTTTGTCCACTATTAGGAGCGTTCTTGCTCGTACGAAGAATTTCTATTATTACTGAATCATTATCCCATATCACATTAACTGGAATCTCAGCTGGAGTTTTGCTGATGCAATTTACAGCTTTCTCTATACAACCGTTATATTTCGGGTTTTTATTTGCTTTACTATCTTCGTTATTACTTGAAAAGTTAAGACAAATCTATTCCCATTATCAGGAGCTTGCGGTTCCAATTGTATTATCAACAGGAGTAGGGCTAAGTGCGATATTCATTAGTTTGTCAACCGGAAATACAAATGAGTGGTTCGCTTATTTATTTGGAAGCGTGCTAAGTGTGACTGTTCAAGATTTATATTTTATGATTGTTACTACTTTGTTAGTAGTTATTGTCATTGTTTCTTTTTATAAGGAATTTGTTGCTATCTCATTTGACCAAGAGTTTGCTACGGTCTCGGGATTACGTATCAAAAATCTAAACTTTATATTTACCGTTTTAGTAGCTTTAGTTATTGCGATTGCCATGAAGGTCGTTGGGATTTTACTTGTAGGGGCCATGATCGTTCTCCCTGCAGCCGCCGCAATCCGGGTTGCAAAAAGTTTTAAACAAATGGTCTTTTACTCCATTCTTTTTGGTGAGATTTCCATGTTCAGTGGGATTTATTTATCCTATCATGCCAATATTGCCACTGGTGGTGGAATTGTACTAGCTGCAACAGTGTTAGTCGTAGTAATGATTTTATTCACATCGTTTACGCGTAAGGTGGAAAGGGGACAAGGAGTATGA
- a CDS encoding Fur family transcriptional regulator, producing MNVTQALEILKNKGYKHTGKREEMIKLFADEKRYLSARDVLENMNSDYPGLSFDTIYRNLSLFVELDILEATELEGEKRFRFSCSTKHHHHHLICMTCGKTEEVHDCPMEALQINTKGFHVIGHKFEVYGYCNQCSQ from the coding sequence ATGAATGTAACACAAGCCTTAGAAATATTAAAAAACAAGGGCTATAAGCACACAGGGAAACGAGAAGAAATGATCAAACTTTTCGCTGATGAAAAGAGGTACCTTTCAGCAAGAGATGTGTTAGAAAATATGAATAGTGATTATCCAGGGTTAAGTTTTGATACCATTTATCGCAATCTTTCCTTATTTGTGGAACTTGATATTTTAGAGGCAACAGAACTTGAAGGAGAAAAGCGCTTTCGCTTTAGCTGTTCAACGAAACATCATCACCACCATTTAATTTGTATGACATGTGGAAAAACCGAAGAGGTTCATGATTGTCCGATGGAAGCGTTGCAGATTAATACAAAAGGCTTTCATGTGATTGGTCATAAGTTCGAAGTGTATGGGTATTGTAATCAATGTAGCCAGTAG
- a CDS encoding asparagine synthase, with protein MMTREGFIPTVLGTAVTATGLAMKQKIGTNKMMANTIVGFGLAHVVLGVIDLIEHR; from the coding sequence ATGATGACACGTGAAGGATTTATTCCAACTGTATTAGGAACAGCGGTTACTGCAACGGGCTTGGCAATGAAACAAAAAATTGGCACAAATAAAATGATGGCCAATACCATTGTAGGCTTTGGGTTAGCCCATGTCGTTTTGGGTGTAATTGATTTAATAGAACACAGATAA
- a CDS encoding 5' nucleotidase, NT5C type: MSKIKIGFDIDGTVTDPGTFIPYLNQHFKKNITLDQITSYDLTGLLGITSEEFFQWMKEHEGSIYEQATIASYFQEAIKAWKEKHEFIYISARGQHLYDLTLEWFSRNNIPYHHLELIGSHNKIAAITTHQLDIFFEDKHDNACEIAEACSIPVILMDTPYNRLPVPDNVYRMENWQEALFWVNNWLKNQR, from the coding sequence GTGAGTAAAATTAAGATTGGTTTTGATATTGATGGTACTGTAACCGACCCAGGTACTTTTATCCCTTATTTAAATCAACATTTCAAAAAAAATATTACACTTGACCAAATTACTTCTTATGATTTAACCGGTCTCTTAGGAATCACATCAGAAGAATTTTTTCAATGGATGAAAGAGCATGAAGGTTCAATTTATGAACAAGCAACAATTGCCTCTTACTTCCAAGAAGCCATTAAGGCTTGGAAAGAGAAACATGAATTTATTTACATAAGTGCGAGGGGACAGCATTTATACGATCTCACTTTAGAATGGTTCTCACGGAACAACATACCTTACCATCATCTTGAGCTTATCGGAAGCCATAATAAAATAGCTGCGATTACTACTCATCAGTTGGATATTTTTTTCGAGGATAAGCATGACAATGCCTGTGAAATTGCTGAAGCTTGCTCGATCCCAGTTATACTCATGGATACACCATACAATCGTCTGCCCGTCCCGGACAATGTATACCGAATGGAAAACTGGCAGGAAGCACTTTTTTGGGTAAACAATTGGTTAAAGAACCAAAGGTAA
- a CDS encoding DUF4190 domain-containing protein, giving the protein MTDFNDDKRSLELEGGERDFDNGRVYEEETAAEVTPFVGARPFEAEQTAEANADTDDAAAGRGVGTFAIVLSILSLFFLPILLGAAGIIVGFVSRRNGATALGNWAIGIGAVSIIMTVFFSPFF; this is encoded by the coding sequence TTGACTGACTTTAATGATGACAAAAGATCACTTGAGCTTGAAGGTGGCGAGCGAGACTTTGACAACGGAAGGGTATATGAAGAGGAAACTGCAGCAGAAGTAACTCCTTTTGTAGGTGCTCGACCGTTTGAAGCAGAACAAACAGCTGAAGCAAACGCTGATACTGATGATGCAGCTGCTGGAAGAGGGGTAGGAACATTTGCGATTGTTCTTTCGATCCTTTCTTTATTCTTTTTACCAATTTTACTTGGTGCTGCTGGGATCATCGTAGGTTTTGTGTCCCGTAGAAATGGTGCCACAGCTTTAGGGAACTGGGCGATTGGTATCGGGGCAGTATCAATTATTATGACGGTGTTTTTCTCACCATTCTTTTAA